In Chitinophaga oryzae, the sequence ATTTGTCCACCGCCGTTTTATGCTGCTCTTTCCACCGCTCCAGCCGCAGAATGCAATGCAGATCATATAGCAGCAGAGAATTGAGAGCGATGCCCACCAACAGGTTCAGCCGCTGGTCAAACGCGGAACTGATGCGGGACAACTGATGCAGCGCTACATCTGCCTCACGCGCCGTTTCCTGCTGCTGCCGCAGCAACGCCGACTGCTCAAACGCGCCTTTACGAATCAATCCCAGCAACAGGGCAAACTTCTCCAGGATCCTTTCCTTCTGGGATATCAGTTTGTACTGCTCCAGCAATTTAGGCTGGATGCTCAGCAGTACCAGCCAGTTGACCATCACCATCCCGATAAAAAGATAGTAATGCCCCATGTACCTGCCTGCCACCACTGCCGCCAGCGTTAACGCCGGGAACAGCCACCGGGCAATCCCCATAAACCGGTTATGGATAAAGGCAAAAGGCATATCCAGCCATTGCGCCAGCTCGCGGCGGTCGCTGGCATCCTCTTTGGCCAGCATGGCATTGGCAGTAAGATGCTGCCGGAAATCCGTTTCGGGGGCCAGCACTTTCAGCGCTTCCTGGGTAGCCAGGATCTGCGCAGCGTCCAGCATCGGGGCCGACAACGAAGCCGCCAGCCGTTGTTTTCCGGACAAGGTGCCGGTACGGTTGATCGACTGAAAAATGGAAGCAGGGCCAAACACGTCGAGGTCGCCGGAATAATCATGCTGATCGTTGATGAACTCATGACCGTCTTCAAAGGAAGACTCCCAGGTGGTAGCCTGCTGAAGTTCCTTTTTATTCAGCTCCAGTAACGTTTTCAGTAACGCCAGTTGTTGCTGGGAACGATTATGTCTTTTAAGGAAAAAACCGAAAGCCACCACTCCCGTTGCTGTGGCCAGCAGCCACGCCCCTTCCCTTCCCTCACGGAAGTAAAACACCACCCCGGCAATGATCAACAGGAAACTCAACAACCGGGACCACGAGAGCAGCGCTGTCCGCTTCTTCTCCCTGTCAATCGCCTGTTGAAAGTCGTTGATGCGTTGCTGGTATAGATGAGGGTGCTCCATTACTTACATTTTTAAAAGTGAAATGCAGCTGAAGACGATCGTCTCCGCTGCATTCCAAATATCAACATAAAAAATAATAAACTAAAAAAATGATCAGGCGTACTGCCGTTTCAGCAGATCAGGATACTCCTGGCTCACCTTCAGGATAAGTTCACCAAACAGGGTACACGCCCAGGCGAACCATTTCCGGGTGAACTTCGTAGGGTCGTCCTTGTGATACGACTCATGTATGAAACCCGTGTTAC encodes:
- a CDS encoding MutS-related protein, which translates into the protein MEHPHLYQQRINDFQQAIDREKKRTALLSWSRLLSFLLIIAGVVFYFREGREGAWLLATATGVVAFGFFLKRHNRSQQQLALLKTLLELNKKELQQATTWESSFEDGHEFINDQHDYSGDLDVFGPASIFQSINRTGTLSGKQRLAASLSAPMLDAAQILATQEALKVLAPETDFRQHLTANAMLAKEDASDRRELAQWLDMPFAFIHNRFMGIARWLFPALTLAAVVAGRYMGHYYLFIGMVMVNWLVLLSIQPKLLEQYKLISQKERILEKFALLLGLIRKGAFEQSALLRQQQETAREADVALHQLSRISSAFDQRLNLLVGIALNSLLLYDLHCILRLERWKEQHKTAVDKWIDVIAQLEVWNSLATFAFNHPGYAYPQPQSEPMLLEAEGLGHPLIPESESVKNDGHIGRDASFLIITGSNMSGKSTFLRSVGANLLLAMCGAPVCAGRLVFTPMRIMTSMRIKDSIASHTSYFQAELLRLQHIIVQLKTGERVFILLDEILKGTNSEDKLSGSRSLIEHFLAYNCLGMIATHDLELGHLEENYPSKIRNYCFESTIQDDHLFFDYRIRPGIARNKNATFLMKQMEII